In Streptomyces chartreusis, the following proteins share a genomic window:
- a CDS encoding GNAT family N-acetyltransferase — protein sequence MSDLRIVPVDGEAMLQEWRHVHNVIVPPAAMDLGEVRKRSRRYRLRNAYVGDVLVGCSTVRPPAGEDAVATVIARVLPEYRGHGYGTRLFRHGLAYARVLGAKVIETCVSADNEDGLRFAKACGFVETDRYVVEGGPDLWVDLRLA from the coding sequence GTGTCTGATCTTCGGATTGTTCCGGTGGACGGCGAGGCGATGCTTCAGGAGTGGCGCCACGTCCACAACGTGATCGTTCCTCCCGCGGCCATGGATCTGGGTGAGGTGCGCAAGCGCAGCAGGCGGTACCGGCTGCGGAACGCGTACGTAGGAGATGTGCTCGTCGGCTGCTCGACCGTACGGCCGCCGGCGGGCGAGGACGCGGTGGCGACCGTCATCGCGCGCGTGCTGCCCGAGTACCGGGGGCACGGGTACGGCACGAGACTGTTCCGGCACGGGCTCGCGTACGCGCGCGTGCTGGGCGCCAAGGTGATCGAGACGTGTGTGTCGGCCGACAACGAGGACGGGCTGCGGTTCGCGAAGGCGTGCGGGTTCGTCGAGACCGATCGGTACGTGGTGGAGGGCGGGCCCGATCTGTGGGTGGACCTGCGATTGGCCTAG
- a CDS encoding LysR family transcriptional regulator: MATEEPERPELPLPQLHAFAVLAEELHFGHAAARLGIAQPPLSQQIRRLEAKVGHPLLTRTPGRIALTPAGHALLPAARHALEALADGLAAARAVATGRTGTLRIGFAASLALTVLPGLLRTHRERYPDVHLDIREMTTAPQLAALHAGTIDIGLLREPPDDDPALAFRTILTEPFVAVLPTTHPLAAQRTVALHDLADSPFVLLPREAGPGLHDRITALCSTAGFTPRVTQEAVEWQTVCALVEAGLGVSLAPTSIHRIRLRGTAFRPVTPTTEHTRVAVASRRDDPDPLVSNLLATMAA; the protein is encoded by the coding sequence ATGGCCACCGAGGAGCCCGAGCGCCCCGAACTCCCCCTCCCCCAGCTCCACGCCTTCGCCGTCCTCGCCGAGGAACTCCACTTCGGCCACGCCGCGGCCCGCCTCGGTATCGCCCAGCCGCCCCTGAGCCAGCAGATCCGCCGCCTCGAGGCCAAGGTCGGCCACCCCCTGCTCACCCGCACCCCCGGCCGCATCGCCCTCACCCCCGCCGGCCACGCCCTGCTCCCGGCCGCCCGCCACGCCCTCGAAGCCCTCGCGGACGGCCTCGCCGCCGCCCGCGCGGTCGCCACCGGCCGCACCGGCACCCTCCGCATCGGCTTCGCGGCCTCCCTCGCCCTGACCGTCCTGCCGGGCCTGCTGCGCACCCACCGCGAGCGCTACCCCGACGTCCACCTGGACATCAGGGAGATGACCACGGCACCCCAACTGGCCGCCCTGCACGCCGGAACGATCGACATCGGCCTGCTCCGCGAACCCCCGGACGACGACCCCGCGCTCGCCTTCCGCACGATCCTCACGGAACCCTTCGTGGCCGTACTCCCCACGACCCACCCCTTGGCCGCCCAGCGCACCGTGGCCCTGCACGACCTGGCCGACTCCCCGTTCGTCCTCCTGCCCCGCGAGGCGGGCCCCGGCCTCCACGACCGCATCACGGCCCTGTGCTCCACGGCCGGCTTCACCCCCCGGGTCACCCAGGAGGCCGTCGAATGGCAGACGGTCTGCGCCCTCGTGGAAGCGGGCCTCGGCGTCTCCCTGGCCCCCACCAGCATCCACCGAATCCGCCTCAGGGGCACCGCCTTCCGCCCCGTCACGCCGACCACGGAACACACGCGGGTGGCAGTCGCCTCGCGCCGGGACGACCCAGATCCGCTGGTGAGCAATCTGCTGGCGACGATGGCGGCCTAG
- a CDS encoding RidA family protein produces MTERQVGRRAVLSGSVFEEEIGYARAVVDGDWVHVSGTTGFDYAAMTISEDVVEQAEQCLRNVGAALEAAGSSFAEVVRVRYLLPERADFEPCWPVLRRYFGQVRPAATMMVCGLADPRMKIEIEVYARRGNGTCV; encoded by the coding sequence ATGACGGAGCGGCAGGTGGGGCGGCGGGCGGTGCTGAGCGGGTCGGTCTTCGAGGAGGAGATCGGGTACGCGCGTGCCGTGGTCGACGGGGACTGGGTGCATGTGTCGGGGACGACCGGGTTCGACTACGCGGCGATGACGATCTCCGAGGACGTGGTGGAGCAGGCGGAGCAGTGTCTGCGGAATGTGGGGGCCGCGCTGGAGGCGGCGGGCAGTTCGTTCGCCGAGGTGGTGCGGGTGCGGTATCTGCTGCCGGAGCGTGCGGACTTCGAGCCGTGCTGGCCGGTGCTGCGGCGGTACTTCGGTCAGGTGCGGCCGGCGGCGACGATGATGGTGTGCGGGCTCGCGGATCCTCGTATGAAGATCGAGATTGAGGTGTACGCGCGCAGGGGAAATGGCACATGTGTCTGA
- the pdxH gene encoding pyridoxamine 5'-phosphate oxidase encodes MTDRDAVASDPAEPAPDPAAMRKHYRAEGLAEADLAATPVAQFARWFKQAASEAHLFEPNAMIVSTADADGRPSSRTVLLKQFDDHGFVFFTNYGSRKGRDLAENPYVCLLFPWHPMARQVIVTGVARRTGRDETAAYFRTRPHGSQLGAWASTQSSVIPSRTELDTSYADLAARYPEGEQVPVPPNWGGFRVAPQTVEFWQGRENRLHDRLRYVAEQDGGWRVERLSP; translated from the coding sequence GTGACCGACCGAGACGCCGTCGCCTCAGATCCCGCCGAGCCCGCGCCCGACCCCGCCGCGATGCGCAAGCACTACCGGGCCGAGGGCCTCGCCGAGGCCGACCTGGCCGCCACTCCGGTGGCCCAGTTCGCCCGCTGGTTCAAGCAGGCCGCCTCGGAGGCGCACCTCTTCGAGCCGAACGCGATGATCGTCTCCACCGCGGACGCCGACGGCCGGCCCAGCTCCCGCACGGTGCTGCTGAAGCAGTTCGACGACCACGGCTTCGTCTTCTTCACCAACTACGGCTCCCGCAAGGGCCGCGACCTCGCCGAGAACCCGTACGTCTGCCTGCTCTTCCCCTGGCACCCGATGGCCCGCCAGGTCATCGTCACGGGCGTCGCCCGGCGCACCGGACGCGACGAGACCGCCGCCTACTTCCGCACCCGCCCGCACGGCTCCCAGCTCGGCGCCTGGGCCAGCACCCAGTCCTCGGTCATCCCCTCCCGCACGGAACTCGACACGTCGTACGCCGACCTCGCCGCCCGCTACCCCGAGGGCGAACAGGTCCCGGTCCCCCCGAACTGGGGCGGCTTCCGGGTGGCCCCCCAGACGGTCGAGTTCTGGCAGGGCAGGGAAAACCGCCTGCACGACCGCTTGCGCTATGTGGCGGAGCAGGACGGCGGGTGGCGGGTGGAGCGGCTGAGTCCGTGA
- a CDS encoding PAS domain-containing protein, producing the protein MSASRRSGTTDELGPDEPERDGPDGSAGGSEGSAGGSDLLAALLDGMDAALCAFDGDGVVTHWNREAERILGWTAAEAVGRQGFAGWAVREADAEEVEGRLMSAMEAPGRQVHEFALLTKDGGRVLVRTQSAAVRGPDGKPAGVYCAFSEVHAQIDLERSIALSEALFEDASWGVVLVDADLRPAVVNAHAARALGIGRTSVLGRPLGELLAQGVEELESALTHVLAEGAPPAPAEIWVSVRTPDGERRRCWRCGFVRLASPLAEEPVPLGVGWLFQDVTEAKQAEQEAAMLRFRTNQLHRAARAAAECEDPAEAATVHLDFALAGFADHALIDRVAGGAVPDQTAGGETPDPVRLVRVAVTPSGAPGPSRLGGEAGLPVRYAEGHPALQCVARAGSVRADAGELPAQRAREWAVARQWPADAVHVLCAVLRSRGRTLGVVTFLRGSGRTAFGRGDAVYAEDVAVRIAAALDLAGAVERE; encoded by the coding sequence GTGAGTGCTTCCCGGCGTAGTGGGACCACCGACGAGCTGGGGCCGGACGAACCCGAGCGGGACGGTCCGGACGGTTCGGCGGGTGGTTCGGAGGGTTCGGCAGGCGGCTCCGATCTGTTGGCCGCCCTGCTGGACGGGATGGACGCTGCCCTGTGCGCCTTCGACGGCGACGGTGTCGTCACGCACTGGAACCGTGAGGCGGAGCGGATCCTCGGATGGACCGCGGCCGAGGCGGTGGGCCGGCAGGGGTTCGCCGGCTGGGCGGTGCGCGAGGCCGACGCCGAGGAGGTCGAGGGGCGGCTGATGTCCGCCATGGAGGCCCCCGGGCGGCAGGTGCACGAGTTCGCGCTGCTGACCAAGGATGGCGGGCGGGTGCTCGTGCGTACGCAGTCGGCGGCCGTGCGCGGGCCCGACGGGAAGCCCGCGGGCGTGTACTGCGCGTTCAGCGAGGTGCACGCGCAGATCGATCTGGAGCGGTCGATCGCGCTGAGCGAGGCGTTGTTCGAGGACGCGTCGTGGGGCGTGGTGCTGGTCGACGCGGATCTGCGACCGGCGGTTGTGAACGCTCACGCGGCTCGTGCGCTGGGCATCGGGCGTACGTCCGTGCTGGGGCGGCCGCTGGGTGAGCTGCTCGCGCAGGGGGTCGAGGAGCTGGAGAGCGCGCTCACGCACGTCCTGGCGGAGGGTGCGCCGCCGGCGCCGGCCGAGATCTGGGTGAGTGTGCGGACGCCGGACGGTGAGCGGCGTCGCTGCTGGCGGTGCGGTTTCGTACGGCTGGCGTCGCCGCTGGCGGAGGAGCCCGTGCCGCTCGGGGTGGGCTGGCTCTTCCAGGACGTGACGGAGGCCAAGCAGGCGGAGCAGGAGGCGGCGATGCTGCGCTTCCGCACCAATCAGCTGCACCGTGCCGCGCGGGCCGCCGCCGAGTGCGAGGACCCCGCGGAGGCGGCGACGGTGCATCTGGACTTCGCGCTGGCCGGGTTCGCCGATCACGCGCTGATCGACCGGGTCGCGGGCGGTGCGGTGCCGGATCAGACGGCGGGCGGGGAGACCCCGGATCCCGTACGGCTGGTCCGGGTCGCCGTGACGCCGTCCGGGGCGCCGGGTCCGAGCCGGCTGGGCGGGGAGGCCGGGTTGCCCGTGCGGTACGCGGAGGGGCATCCGGCGTTGCAGTGCGTGGCGCGGGCCGGGTCGGTGCGGGCGGACGCGGGGGAGTTGCCGGCGCAGCGGGCGCGTGAGTGGGCCGTGGCGCGGCAGTGGCCGGCGGACGCGGTGCACGTGCTGTGCGCGGTGCTGCGGAGCCGGGGCCGGACGCTGGGCGTCGTGACGTTCCTGCGCGGCTCGGGCCGGACCGCGTTCGGCCGCGGCGACGCGGTGTACGCGGAGGACGTGGCGGTACGGATCGCTGCAGCGCTGGATCTGGCGGGGGCAGTGGAGCGGGAGTAG